The Fusarium oxysporum Fo47 chromosome II, complete sequence genome includes a region encoding these proteins:
- a CDS encoding uncharacterized protein (expressed protein), giving the protein MSPAESHACVWCLNVLGPLVLEACLVLCNLQPTAVGLESSESSLKGPGTSLISALDLHSSCYCWHSLSNTP; this is encoded by the coding sequence ATGTCTCCAGCAGAATCACACGCCTGTGTCTGGTGTCTGAATGTCTTGGGTCCTTTAGTCTTGGAGGCTTGTCTTGTCCTCTGTAACCTACAGCCTACAGCAGTAGGCCTAGAGAGCAGTGAGAGCTCACTGAAAGGACCGGGCACCTCTTTGATCTCTGCATTGGATCTCCACTCCTCTTGCTATTGCTGGCACTCCCTCTCTAACACTCCCTAA